One genomic window of Haloarchaeobius salinus includes the following:
- a CDS encoding 50S ribosomal protein L15e, with translation MARSFYSHIKEAWRDPDDGKLAELQWQRKQDWRQEGAIERVDRPTRLDKARELGYKAKQGVVVARVSVRKGNARKQRHKAGRRSKRQGVNRIGRRKNIQRIAEERCARKYPNLRVLNSYWVGEDGSQKWHEVIMVDPEHPAIENDDDLGWICDDSHTGRAFRGLTSAGKQNRGLTFKGKGTEHTRPSNTSGRGRGK, from the coding sequence ATGGCACGAAGCTTCTACTCCCACATCAAGGAAGCCTGGCGGGACCCGGACGACGGGAAGCTCGCCGAGCTGCAGTGGCAACGAAAACAGGACTGGCGACAGGAGGGCGCGATCGAACGCGTCGACCGCCCGACCCGGCTGGACAAGGCCCGCGAGCTGGGCTACAAGGCCAAGCAGGGCGTCGTCGTCGCCCGCGTCTCGGTCCGCAAGGGGAACGCCCGCAAGCAGCGCCACAAGGCCGGCCGCCGGTCCAAGCGCCAGGGCGTCAACCGCATCGGCCGCCGGAAGAACATCCAGCGCATCGCCGAGGAGCGCTGCGCCCGCAAGTACCCGAACCTGCGCGTGCTCAACTCCTACTGGGTCGGTGAGGACGGCTCCCAGAAGTGGCACGAAGTGATCATGGTCGACCCCGAGCACCCGGCCATCGAGAACGACGACGACCTCGGCTGGATCTGCGACGACAGCCACACGGGTCGCGCCTTCCGCGGCCTCACCAGCGCCGGCAAGCAGAACCGTGGCCTGACGTTCAAGGGCAAGGGTACCGAGCACACCCGTCCCTCGAACACCTCCGGTCGCGGCCGCGGCAAGTAA
- a CDS encoding DMT family transporter, with protein sequence MNGIALALFAAVLLGAYMFGVKRYFAAYPASVYMFGVYAAAVVWYLPVAVATTDGPPVPTTVPGFVASLAVSVGVVVALLAFFRALSTGDVSYVAPISKVVPAFVLPIEVLVLHERLSTVQITGIVVVTLGLYLVNYEPGTLLEPLERAVRARPAQLALLSAATFGVVDVGKRVVLQELGVDPAAFVVVMLVTTFVGVVPLALPKLDRAAMAADWWKFVAFGAVVAVGQHVISLSFTTLPASVASPIVNAQAVVAVLLGGVVLEEPNFRLRLAAASVAIAGVALITLG encoded by the coding sequence GTGAACGGTATCGCCCTCGCGCTGTTCGCGGCGGTCCTCTTGGGTGCCTACATGTTCGGCGTGAAGCGCTACTTCGCCGCGTACCCGGCGTCGGTGTACATGTTCGGCGTGTACGCCGCCGCCGTGGTCTGGTACCTCCCGGTCGCCGTGGCGACGACGGACGGCCCGCCCGTGCCGACGACCGTGCCCGGGTTCGTGGCGTCGCTGGCGGTTTCGGTCGGCGTCGTGGTCGCGCTGCTCGCGTTCTTCCGGGCGCTCTCGACCGGTGACGTGAGCTACGTCGCGCCGATCAGCAAGGTCGTCCCCGCGTTCGTCCTGCCCATCGAGGTGCTGGTCCTGCACGAACGCCTCTCGACGGTGCAGATCACGGGTATCGTCGTCGTCACGCTCGGGCTCTACCTCGTGAACTACGAGCCCGGCACGCTGCTGGAGCCGCTCGAGCGGGCCGTGCGAGCCCGTCCCGCCCAGCTCGCGCTGCTCAGCGCGGCGACGTTCGGGGTCGTCGACGTGGGGAAACGCGTCGTGCTGCAGGAGCTTGGCGTCGACCCCGCCGCGTTCGTCGTCGTCATGCTCGTCACCACGTTCGTCGGGGTCGTCCCGCTCGCGCTCCCGAAGCTCGACCGGGCGGCGATGGCCGCCGACTGGTGGAAGTTCGTCGCCTTCGGGGCCGTCGTCGCGGTCGGCCAGCACGTCATCTCGCTCTCCTTCACGACGCTGCCCGCGAGCGTCGCCTCGCCCATCGTCAACGCGCAGGCGGTCGTCGCGGTGCTCCTCGGCGGGGTCGTGCTGGAGGAGCCGAACTTCCGGCTCCGGCTGGCCGCCGCCAGCGTCGCCATCGCGGGCGTCGCGCTCATCACGCTCGGGTGA
- the psmB gene encoding archaeal proteasome endopeptidase complex subunit beta produces the protein MKLDNTDPYEPELGASEWREQAGDEQNVNKTGTTTIGIATDGGVLIATDRRASLGGRFVSNKQVVKVEEIHPTAAMTLVGSVGGAQSFIKSLRAEVNLYETRRGDDMSIEALATLAGNFARGGPFFAINPILGGVDDEGSHVYSIDPAGGVMKDDYTVTGSGMMVAYGLLEGEWHEDIEMDEARRLAARAVHSAAERDTGSGNGLVLCEVTADGVDITEYDGFPDEDEL, from the coding sequence ATGAAGCTCGACAACACCGACCCCTACGAACCCGAACTCGGCGCGTCCGAGTGGCGAGAACAGGCCGGCGACGAACAGAACGTCAACAAGACCGGGACGACCACCATCGGTATCGCGACCGACGGGGGCGTCCTCATCGCGACCGACCGCCGGGCCAGCCTCGGCGGCCGCTTCGTCTCGAACAAGCAGGTCGTGAAGGTCGAGGAGATCCACCCGACCGCGGCGATGACGCTCGTCGGCAGCGTCGGCGGCGCACAGTCGTTCATCAAGTCCCTCCGCGCCGAGGTCAACCTCTACGAGACCCGCCGCGGCGACGACATGAGCATCGAGGCGCTCGCCACGCTCGCGGGCAACTTCGCCCGCGGCGGTCCGTTCTTCGCCATCAACCCCATCCTCGGTGGCGTCGACGACGAGGGCAGCCACGTCTACTCCATCGACCCCGCCGGCGGCGTCATGAAGGACGACTACACCGTCACCGGCTCCGGGATGATGGTCGCCTACGGCCTGCTCGAGGGCGAGTGGCACGAGGACATCGAGATGGACGAGGCCCGCCGCCTCGCCGCCCGCGCCGTCCACAGCGCCGCGGAGCGCGACACCGGCTCCGGCAACGGGCTCGTCCTCTGTGAGGTCACGGCGGACGGCGTCGACATCACCGAGTACGACGGCTTCCCGGACGAAGACGAGCTGTAA
- the psmA gene encoding archaeal proteasome endopeptidase complex subunit alpha yields MQGQNQQQAYDRGITIFSPDGRLYQVEYAREAVKRGSASVGIRTPEGVVLVAERRSRSPLMERDSVEKLHKIDDHVGIASAGHVADARQLIDVARRQAQVNQLRYGETIGVETLTKTVTDHIQQYTQTGGARPFGVALLVGGIDDGEPRLFETDPSGTPYEWKAIAIGGNREEIQGYLEKEYDDDLTLQEGIDLAIEAMAVGEEDGFPPEGLAISTIATESGEYRTLELDEIENRLAELDLLTEGDDE; encoded by the coding sequence ATGCAAGGTCAGAACCAGCAGCAGGCGTACGACCGAGGGATCACTATCTTCTCGCCGGACGGACGTCTCTACCAGGTCGAGTACGCACGCGAGGCCGTCAAGCGCGGCAGCGCGAGCGTCGGGATTCGAACGCCGGAGGGCGTCGTCCTCGTGGCCGAGCGTCGCAGTCGCTCGCCGCTGATGGAGCGCGACTCCGTCGAGAAGCTCCACAAGATAGACGACCACGTCGGCATCGCGAGCGCCGGGCACGTCGCCGACGCCCGCCAGCTCATCGACGTGGCCCGCCGGCAGGCGCAGGTCAACCAGCTCCGCTACGGCGAGACCATCGGGGTCGAGACGCTGACGAAGACCGTCACGGACCACATCCAGCAGTACACCCAGACCGGCGGCGCGCGACCGTTCGGCGTCGCGCTGCTCGTCGGCGGCATCGACGACGGCGAACCCCGCCTCTTCGAGACGGACCCGTCCGGCACCCCGTACGAGTGGAAGGCCATCGCCATCGGCGGCAACCGCGAGGAGATCCAGGGCTACCTCGAGAAGGAGTACGACGACGACCTCACGCTCCAGGAGGGTATCGACCTCGCCATCGAGGCCATGGCCGTCGGCGAGGAGGACGGCTTCCCGCCGGAGGGACTGGCCATCTCCACGATAGCGACCGAAAGCGGTGAGTACCGGACCCTCGAACTGGACGAGATAGAGAACCGTCTCGCGGAACTCGACCTCCTCACGGAGGGTGACGACGAATGA